One Cryptomeria japonica chromosome 9, Sugi_1.0, whole genome shotgun sequence genomic window carries:
- the LOC131077925 gene encoding pentatricopeptide repeat-containing protein At1g08070, chloroplastic, giving the protein MPSIAHLRTLCSVGRLKEAIHILLTAINHPNKLINTYDKCERLKDACNVFENINEPNVSSWNTIIAAYRRHGFPQQALTLFHQILRLDGSFGIGFGDPFKDNRKWVFLRCCTCDCSDRHVIHKLGLLKKLWRFLKKTQVAGVEPDSYSFASIKPACAKVGYLEQGKEIHRKIIEDGFWSGVVVANALIDMYAKCESIEKALKLFEKMPQRDAISFNAIIAGCAHNGALDEALRFLEEIPHPNIVTWTTITAGCAQYGFVEKALVLFKKMQLFGMIPSSATFASILPACAKMGALEQGMEIHERIIEHGFFSDVEVVTALVDMYAKCGNIQKARELFDKMSQQNVVSWNAMLAGYVHNGVLDEALKAFQRNA; this is encoded by the exons ATGCCATCTATTGCCCATCTCAGAACACTCTGTAGTGTGGGCCGCTTGAAAGAGGCAATACATATTCTGCTTACTGCAATTAATCATCCT AATAAGCTTATCAATACGTATGACAAGTGCGAAAGGTTGAAGGATGCTTGCAATGTTTTCGAGAACATAAATGAGCCCAATGTCTCCTCATGGAATACCATAATTGCAGCTTACAGAAGACATGGCTTTCCTCAACAGGCATTGACATTGTTTCACCAAAT CCTGCGCTTAGATGGGAGCTTTGGAATTGGGTTTGGAGATCCATTTAAGGATAATAGAAAGTGGGTTTTTCTCAGATGTTGTACTTGTGACTGctctgatagacat GTTATACACAAACTGGGCTTGTTGAAGAAGCTCTGGAGGTTTTTAAAGAAAACTCAGGTTGCAGGGGTAGAACCCGACTCTTACTCCTTTGCCAGCATAAAACCAGCTTGTGCGAAAGTTGGATATTTGGAACAGGGTAAGGAAATCCATCGAAAAATAATTGAAGATGGAttttggtcaggtgttgttgttgCGAATGCTttaatagacatgtatgcaaaatgtgaaagcatAGAAAAAGCACTCAAATTGTTTGAGAAAATGCCTCAACGTGATGCAATTTCATTCAATGCAATTATTGCTGGTTGTGCCCATAATGGTGCCCTTGATGAGGCTTTAAGGTTTTTGGAAGAAATACCTCACCCGAACATTGTGACATGGACTACAATTACAGCCGGATGTGCACAATATGGGTTTGTTGAAAAAGCTTTAGTTCTTTTTAAGAAAATGCAATTGTTCGGTATGATACCCAGCTctgcaacctttgccagcatccttcccgcgtgtgccaaaatgggagctctgGAGCAGGGTATGGAAATCCATGAAAGGATAATTGAGCACGGATTTTTTTCAGATGTGGAAGTCGTGACTGCCCttgtagatatgtatgcaaaatgtggaaacatacaAAAGGCGcgagaattgtttgacaaaatgtctcagCAAAATGTGGTCTCTTGGAATGCAATGCTTGCAGGATATGTGCACAATGGTGTTCTGGACGAGGCTCTTAAGGCTTTTCAAAGAAATGCCTGA